In Desulforegula conservatrix Mb1Pa, the following proteins share a genomic window:
- a CDS encoding ATP-binding protein codes for GYVQQSRVEMEVLFTLLADRYERGSVMLTSNLPFSKWEQIFKDPMTTAAAIDRLVHHSIILELNLPSYRLEKSKQKINEEKSEENAP; via the coding sequence CGGATATGTTCAACAAAGCCGCGTAGAAATGGAGGTGCTTTTTACCCTGCTCGCAGATCGATACGAACGTGGATCTGTCATGCTCACAAGTAATCTTCCCTTTTCCAAATGGGAGCAGATTTTCAAGGATCCCATGACTACCGCCGCTGCCATTGACAGACTTGTACATCATAGCATCATTCTTGAACTTAACTTGCCAAGCTACAGGCTGGAAAAGTCAAAACAGAAAATTAACGAGGAAAAAAGTGAGGAAAATGCGCCTTAA
- a CDS encoding RHS repeat domain-containing protein, with protein sequence MTVAQGMIYSYDAENRLVEASPQNPQQGSVKSTYIYDYMGRRAQKTLFTYFSGSWQKQKDISFVYDGWNMVKESEKSSDSSPEVPVYYVWGLDLSQSMQGAGGVGGLIASVKSGNEYLYSFDANGNVGQMVKSTDGTIAARYEYDPFGKTIFSEGPMASENPYRFSTKYLDAETGFYYYGFRYYDVDLGRWINRDPMGEIGGINLYSLVDNNSVSDFDYLGLWKRADELSHIWIAEEKDNLPSLAGKAEYGGVMENWKCLWPEDGTKNNNYPNIKACDRYDASNLAVPAFNTTKLEVIADDVLAGNGGSYKLIYPNAIILQGDKVGMKIKSISREGSTPIESFVLAGHGGVSGHIGGIKSRFEISALLALDEKPTFDRARQRKGPVRCWFTRDATARFSGCSSRGVASDFASKILRTGAKAIGTKEEISTTFSQDNGPKIYWGRLVGPNRKVYWMDKSDYYFASVWTTFEGEL encoded by the coding sequence ATGACGGTAGCTCAAGGCATGATTTATTCCTATGACGCGGAAAACCGCCTTGTAGAAGCTTCTCCCCAGAATCCCCAGCAAGGCAGCGTCAAGTCAACCTACATCTACGATTACATGGGCAGACGCGCCCAAAAGACTCTTTTCACATATTTCTCTGGCTCGTGGCAGAAACAGAAGGATATCTCCTTCGTCTACGACGGCTGGAACATGGTCAAAGAATCAGAAAAATCATCCGATTCTTCACCGGAAGTCCCTGTCTATTACGTCTGGGGCCTCGACCTCTCCCAATCCATGCAGGGAGCTGGAGGCGTCGGCGGGTTGATAGCGTCTGTAAAATCAGGAAACGAATATCTCTACTCCTTTGACGCCAATGGCAATGTTGGGCAGATGGTCAAATCAACAGATGGAACAATTGCCGCAAGATACGAATATGATCCATTCGGCAAGACCATATTCAGCGAAGGCCCGATGGCTTCCGAAAATCCATACCGCTTCAGCACCAAGTATCTGGATGCAGAGACGGGGTTCTATTATTACGGGTTCAGATATTATGATGTTGATCTTGGACGGTGGATCAATCGAGATCCGATGGGGGAAATCGGGGGCATTAATCTCTACTCATTGGTTGATAATAATTCTGTCAGTGATTTTGATTATTTAGGTCTATGGAAAAGAGCGGATGAATTAAGCCATATTTGGATAGCTGAGGAAAAAGATAATTTGCCATCTCTTGCAGGTAAAGCTGAGTATGGCGGAGTGATGGAGAATTGGAAATGCCTTTGGCCTGAAGATGGCACAAAGAACAATAATTATCCAAATATTAAAGCATGCGATCGATACGATGCTAGTAACTTGGCTGTGCCAGCTTTCAATACGACAAAACTTGAAGTTATTGCTGATGATGTTTTAGCTGGTAATGGCGGATCCTATAAATTGATTTATCCAAATGCTATTATTCTTCAAGGTGACAAAGTGGGTATGAAGATAAAAAGTATATCAAGAGAAGGATCAACTCCTATTGAATCTTTTGTTTTAGCTGGGCATGGTGGCGTTAGTGGACATATCGGTGGGATTAAAAGTAGGTTTGAGATAAGTGCATTACTTGCTTTGGATGAAAAACCAACATTTGATAGGGCGCGTCAACGTAAAGGGCCTGTGAGGTGCTGGTTTACAAGAGATGCGACAGCAAGATTTTCTGGATGCAGTTCTCGGGGCGTAGCTTCGGATTTTGCCTCTAAAATTTTGCGTACTGGCGCTAAGGCTATTGGTACAAAAGAAGAAATTTCTACGACTTTTTCTCAAGATAATGGACCTAAAATTTATTGGGGTCGTTTAGTCGGGCCAAATCGTAAAGTTTATTGGATGGACAAGAGTGATTATTATTTTGCTTCTGTATGGACTACGTTTGAAGGAGAACTGTAA
- a CDS encoding sensor histidine kinase: MMQKKSFLWQLFFRTFLIAAITLTAVGIFSSLSVRSMSRIQAGAGMIEQAKMLKPYISGAISSGSDLSAICAGVQESGTYLTVVTTDGTVLCDNLGEQLVMGRGFSEQPEINSALRLKEGVSIRLSPLLKRDLIYVALPLNDAGVIKALIRLAKPADTIRDWYFRSNAGIGIFVFFAVLVSGLISWFTLKRMVTPIEELTKGAMAIASGDLTNRLYIPSIQEMETLAESMNEMATQLNERIRMVSSQRNELEAVLASMVEGVIAIDLDECVISINHSAEQIIGVPHDNVKGKKIHELTRNISLLKYVDAAIASDARKEEDIILTREGRRILNARSSPLMGINNERIGTLFVFNDVTKLRRLENMRRDFAANVSHEIKTPLTSIKGFVETLHNCMEEDPGRVGHFLEIIEKNINRLMLIIDDLLKLSKIENENDQNLIKFMPGKISDILSSVNTFCSQKAAAKDISVEIVCPEALIAEMDASLMEQAVQNIVDNAIEYSNQGSSIVINASVKDEVAKISIKDSGIGIPYSHLDRIFERFYRVDKGRSRKAGGTGLGLAIVKHIMQAHGGGVDVKSKPGIGSTFTLTFPASRKVTKHDAFIPHPGSVSKI, encoded by the coding sequence ATGATGCAAAAAAAGTCTTTTTTATGGCAGCTTTTTTTCAGAACCTTTCTGATTGCAGCGATTACACTTACAGCTGTGGGCATTTTCTCGTCCTTGTCAGTCAGATCAATGTCAAGGATCCAGGCAGGCGCAGGGATGATTGAGCAGGCAAAGATGCTTAAACCATATATATCGGGAGCAATTTCCTCTGGTTCTGATCTGTCCGCGATATGTGCCGGCGTTCAGGAATCAGGCACATATCTGACGGTTGTAACCACTGATGGAACAGTTTTATGCGATAATCTTGGCGAACAGCTTGTTATGGGGCGGGGCTTTTCGGAACAGCCCGAGATTAACTCCGCCCTGAGACTCAAAGAAGGCGTCTCAATCAGGCTAAGCCCTCTTCTTAAAAGAGACCTGATTTACGTGGCCCTGCCTCTAAACGATGCAGGCGTAATCAAGGCTCTCATAAGGCTGGCAAAACCGGCTGATACAATAAGGGACTGGTATTTCAGGTCTAACGCAGGCATTGGCATTTTCGTCTTCTTTGCCGTTCTTGTTTCAGGGCTTATTTCCTGGTTTACTCTTAAGCGTATGGTCACTCCGATTGAAGAACTCACAAAAGGAGCCATGGCCATCGCCAGCGGAGATCTCACAAACAGGCTATATATACCGTCTATTCAGGAAATGGAAACCCTGGCCGAATCCATGAATGAGATGGCCACCCAGCTCAATGAAAGAATCAGGATGGTTTCAAGCCAGAGAAACGAACTTGAGGCTGTTCTTGCGAGCATGGTTGAAGGAGTCATTGCCATAGATCTTGATGAGTGCGTGATCAGCATAAACCATTCGGCAGAGCAGATCATCGGAGTGCCCCATGACAATGTCAAAGGCAAAAAAATCCATGAGCTTACGAGAAATATTTCACTCCTGAAATATGTTGATGCGGCCATTGCCTCTGATGCGAGAAAAGAAGAGGACATCATCCTGACAAGGGAGGGCAGACGAATCCTGAATGCCAGAAGCTCCCCGCTGATGGGAATCAATAATGAAAGAATAGGCACTCTTTTTGTTTTTAATGATGTAACCAAGCTAAGACGTCTGGAAAATATGCGAAGAGATTTTGCGGCCAATGTTTCCCACGAAATCAAGACGCCGCTTACATCCATAAAGGGTTTTGTGGAAACCCTTCATAACTGTATGGAAGAAGATCCTGGCAGGGTCGGACATTTTCTTGAAATAATAGAAAAAAACATAAACCGGCTGATGCTGATAATTGATGATCTTTTGAAACTCTCGAAAATAGAGAATGAGAATGATCAGAATCTGATTAAATTCATGCCTGGGAAAATATCGGACATTCTATCCAGCGTCAATACATTCTGTTCCCAGAAAGCAGCAGCTAAAGACATTTCTGTGGAGATTGTCTGCCCAGAAGCACTCATTGCAGAAATGGATGCCAGTCTCATGGAACAGGCTGTTCAGAATATCGTCGATAATGCCATTGAATACAGCAACCAGGGCTCCTCCATCGTCATTAACGCTTCAGTAAAAGATGAGGTCGCAAAAATTTCTATAAAGGATAGTGGCATAGGCATACCTTATTCTCATCTTGACCGTATTTTCGAAAGATTCTACAGAGTTGACAAGGGGAGGAGTAGAAAAGCCGGGGGAACAGGCCTGGGGCTTGCCATAGTCAAGCATATAATGCAGGCACACGGAGGAGGCGTTGACGTGAAAAGCAAGCCTGGAATCGGCAGCACATTTACCCTTACTTTTCCGGCCTCAAGAAAAGTGACAAAGCACGACGCTTTTATTCCGCATCCGGGAAGTGTATCTAAAATATGA
- a CDS encoding response regulator, protein MKNRILAVDDEEDIVELVRYNLEREGYETLSAFSGKEALEIISKKRPDLIVLDLMLPDLDGLEITRRLKRDEELKDIPIVMLTAKGEEADVVVGLELGADDYIVKPFSPRILVARVRSVLRRRESGTLADIRSESIRIHDIEIHMGRHQVYLAGDPIDLTFSEFEILAFLSRRPGWVFTRSQIVDAIRGDNYPVTERSVDVQVVGLRRKLGVQGDYIETVRGVGYRFKEL, encoded by the coding sequence ATGAAAAACAGAATTCTTGCTGTCGATGATGAAGAAGACATTGTCGAGCTGGTCAGATACAATCTTGAAAGGGAGGGATATGAAACTCTTTCCGCTTTCTCAGGAAAAGAAGCCCTTGAAATAATATCCAAAAAAAGGCCTGATCTAATTGTTCTTGACCTTATGCTTCCTGATCTTGACGGTCTTGAGATAACAAGAAGGCTGAAGAGGGATGAGGAACTGAAGGATATCCCCATAGTAATGCTCACGGCCAAGGGCGAAGAGGCTGATGTTGTCGTGGGGCTTGAACTCGGAGCTGACGACTACATAGTCAAGCCATTCAGTCCGAGGATTCTTGTTGCAAGGGTGAGATCCGTTCTCAGAAGGCGTGAATCAGGCACCCTTGCTGATATCAGGTCTGAAAGCATCAGAATCCACGATATAGAAATCCATATGGGCAGACATCAGGTCTATCTGGCCGGGGATCCTATAGACCTGACCTTTTCTGAATTTGAAATACTTGCCTTTCTTTCCAGACGGCCTGGCTGGGTGTTCACAAGATCACAGATCGTTGATGCCATCCGTGGCGACAATTATCCTGTTACTGAAAGAAGCGTGGATGTTCAGGTTGTGGGTTTGAGACGAAAGCTTGGGGTTCAGGGCGATTATATCGAGACTGTTCGCGGTGTCGGTTACAGGTTCAAGGAGTTATGA
- the phoU gene encoding phosphate signaling complex protein PhoU, translating into MTRYLNKELDKLKKQLLTLGTMVEERYWLAVSAINTLDIELAEKVISADEEIDEHEVEIEEEALKIIALYQPVAVDLRFIVAIIKINNDLERIADEAVNVCKRVVSVAKAAPLKTDYDYKDMSEKAGEMLKKCLDSFVNLDTDLATSVRMMDGDVDRMKNGFYDIIKSAIRQNPDRVGPFINLLLISRHLERIADHSTNIAEEVIHMVEGVIVRHGVNYFNRNGSDPNK; encoded by the coding sequence ATGACGAGATACTTGAATAAAGAACTGGATAAACTCAAGAAACAGCTTCTGACCCTTGGGACAATGGTTGAAGAACGTTACTGGCTGGCTGTTTCCGCGATAAATACCCTGGATATAGAGCTTGCTGAAAAAGTCATCAGCGCGGACGAGGAAATTGATGAGCATGAAGTAGAAATTGAGGAAGAAGCCCTAAAGATCATAGCCCTTTACCAGCCAGTCGCTGTGGATCTTCGTTTCATAGTTGCAATAATAAAGATCAATAATGATCTGGAGAGAATAGCAGACGAAGCTGTCAATGTCTGCAAGAGGGTTGTGAGCGTTGCAAAGGCTGCTCCTCTCAAGACTGATTATGATTACAAGGATATGTCGGAAAAAGCTGGCGAGATGCTTAAAAAATGTCTGGATTCATTTGTGAATTTAGACACTGATTTAGCCACTTCTGTAAGAATGATGGACGGTGATGTGGACAGAATGAAGAATGGTTTCTACGACATTATAAAATCAGCGATCAGGCAAAATCCTGATCGTGTGGGACCCTTTATAAATCTGCTCCTGATTTCAAGACATCTGGAAAGAATAGCCGACCATTCGACAAACATAGCCGAAGAAGTAATTCATATGGTCGAGGGCGTAATTGTCCGTCATGGCGTAAATTATTTTAACCGTAATGGCAGTGACCCCAATAAATAA
- the pstB gene encoding phosphate ABC transporter ATP-binding protein PstB, with translation MEKNVKMSANGLNFFYADFQALSDINLNFYENEVSALIGPSGCGKSTFLRCLNRMNDLIPISRVEGEIILDGTDIYKSSLDVVHLRRRVGMVFQKPNPFPKTIFENVAYGLRINGIKDKNIIASQVEKSLRHAALWDEVKDRLHSSALGMSGGQQQRLCIARALAVEPEILLMDEPASALDPIATQKIEELIHQLKQDYTIIIVTHNMQQAARVSDVTAFFYMGRLIECGDTDTIFTKPANKQTEAYITGRFG, from the coding sequence ATGGAAAAAAACGTCAAAATGTCCGCTAATGGCCTTAATTTCTTTTACGCTGATTTTCAGGCACTGAGCGATATAAATCTGAATTTTTACGAAAATGAGGTCAGCGCCCTTATTGGCCCTTCAGGCTGCGGAAAAAGCACTTTTCTGAGATGCCTCAACAGGATGAATGATCTTATTCCGATATCGAGGGTCGAGGGTGAAATTATCCTTGATGGCACCGATATTTATAAGTCCTCGCTCGATGTGGTTCATTTGAGGAGAAGGGTCGGGATGGTTTTTCAGAAACCGAATCCTTTTCCAAAGACAATATTTGAAAATGTCGCCTACGGGCTCAGAATAAACGGAATCAAGGACAAAAATATAATCGCGAGTCAGGTTGAAAAAAGCCTTCGCCACGCGGCTCTGTGGGATGAAGTCAAAGACAGGCTTCACAGCTCGGCACTTGGAATGTCCGGCGGCCAGCAGCAGAGGCTTTGTATAGCAAGGGCCCTTGCCGTCGAGCCGGAGATTCTTCTCATGGATGAACCTGCTTCAGCACTTGATCCGATTGCAACCCAGAAAATTGAAGAGCTGATTCATCAGCTCAAGCAGGATTACACAATAATTATAGTCACTCATAATATGCAGCAGGCGGCCCGCGTTTCTGATGTGACGGCGTTTTTTTATATGGGACGTTTAATAGAGTGCGGTGATACTGATACAATATTTACAAAACCAGCCAACAAACAGACTGAAGCCTATATCACAGGCAGATTCGGATAA
- the pstA gene encoding phosphate ABC transporter permease PstA encodes MISRKKNVINTSLLKKTESDSSEFILETASRHHSEFRRSSSDTELTNIIRSTLGKNKGIRQKTEILVFSLFRGAAFINGIALCAVVYFLVSKGAGIISIEFLTQNPMDSMTKGGILPCIIGTACLSIGSVIFALPIGVASAVYLNEYARPGLVVRMIRLGINNLAGVPSVVFGLFGLAFFCIMLKMGVSMLAGALTLGVMSLPVIIGSTEEALKSVPDTYREASLGLGATKWQTIHRVVLPAAMPGILTGVILAISRAAGETAPIMFTGAVFFTPDLPDSIFDKVMALPYHIYVLATDSANIEATRPIQFGTSLVLVSLVLGMNLFVILYRSRLRSKLK; translated from the coding sequence ATGATTTCACGGAAAAAAAATGTCATAAATACATCCCTATTAAAAAAGACGGAATCAGACAGCAGCGAATTCATACTGGAAACGGCTTCCAGGCATCATTCCGAATTCAGGCGAAGCTCGTCAGATACTGAATTGACAAATATTATAAGATCAACTCTCGGAAAAAACAAAGGCATCAGGCAAAAAACCGAAATCCTTGTTTTCTCTCTCTTCAGGGGAGCGGCATTTATAAATGGTATCGCACTTTGCGCGGTTGTGTATTTTCTTGTTTCAAAAGGAGCAGGAATAATATCCATTGAGTTTCTCACCCAGAACCCAATGGATTCAATGACCAAGGGAGGGATTCTTCCGTGCATCATAGGTACGGCATGCCTGTCAATTGGGTCTGTCATTTTTGCACTTCCCATAGGAGTCGCTTCCGCCGTGTATCTGAATGAGTACGCAAGGCCCGGTCTGGTTGTGCGAATGATCAGGTTGGGAATAAACAATCTTGCAGGCGTGCCTTCTGTCGTATTCGGCCTTTTCGGGCTGGCCTTCTTTTGTATAATGCTGAAAATGGGCGTTAGCATGCTCGCCGGAGCCTTGACCCTCGGAGTAATGTCACTCCCCGTAATAATAGGTTCGACGGAAGAAGCCCTGAAATCAGTCCCAGACACTTACAGGGAGGCATCTCTTGGTCTTGGAGCCACAAAATGGCAGACCATTCACAGGGTTGTCCTGCCTGCTGCCATGCCAGGAATTCTTACCGGCGTAATTCTTGCCATAAGCCGTGCCGCAGGCGAAACAGCCCCGATAATGTTCACTGGCGCCGTGTTTTTCACGCCTGATCTTCCTGATTCAATTTTTGATAAGGTTATGGCTCTGCCTTACCATATTTACGTTCTTGCAACCGACAGCGCAAACATAGAGGCCACCAGACCGATTCAGTTCGGAACATCGCTTGTGCTGGTGTCTTTGGTGCTCGGAATGAATCTTTTTGTTATTCTTTACAGATCAAGACTCAGAAGCAAACTGAAGTAA
- the pstC gene encoding phosphate ABC transporter permease subunit PstC: MTAKREKTEVLVKYTFFLIALFSVLVLGLIVLFLFMEGIPIFSKVSVYDFVFGTKWYPTDEPPDFGIFPLIVASFCVTFLSAVVSIPLGVMTAVYISEIASKRVAEIVKPVVELLASLPSVVIGFFGMVIAGPFIQEVFNVPVGVNLFNASLMLAFMSIPTICTISEDAIRSVPVSMREASLALGATRLETILKVVFPASLSGISTAVILGMSRAIGETMVVLMVAGGAAMIPKSIFSPVRPLPASIAAEMAEAPFRGDHYHALFATGIVLFIFTLLFNILADFVASKYKQTGEASL; this comes from the coding sequence ATGACTGCTAAACGAGAAAAAACCGAAGTCCTGGTAAAATATACATTTTTTTTAATAGCGCTTTTTTCAGTTTTGGTTCTTGGACTTATAGTCCTTTTCCTTTTCATGGAAGGTATTCCTATTTTTTCCAAGGTTTCGGTATATGATTTTGTATTCGGAACAAAATGGTATCCTACTGATGAACCCCCTGATTTTGGAATTTTCCCTCTTATTGTGGCATCGTTCTGCGTCACTTTTCTTTCCGCAGTGGTATCCATTCCCCTTGGTGTAATGACGGCTGTCTACATATCAGAAATTGCCTCAAAACGTGTGGCGGAAATTGTCAAACCAGTTGTGGAGCTTCTTGCGTCGCTGCCGTCCGTTGTTATCGGATTTTTTGGTATGGTCATAGCAGGGCCGTTCATTCAGGAAGTATTTAATGTTCCTGTGGGTGTGAATCTTTTCAATGCCTCCCTGATGCTCGCGTTCATGTCCATTCCCACAATCTGCACTATTTCCGAAGATGCCATAAGAAGCGTGCCTGTCTCCATGAGGGAGGCTTCGCTTGCGCTCGGTGCAACAAGGCTTGAAACAATTCTCAAAGTTGTTTTCCCTGCCTCTCTGTCAGGAATAAGCACTGCCGTTATTCTTGGTATGTCCAGGGCGATTGGCGAGACAATGGTTGTTCTAATGGTGGCCGGAGGCGCGGCCATGATTCCCAAATCCATATTTTCACCTGTTAGGCCGCTTCCAGCAAGTATAGCAGCTGAAATGGCAGAGGCTCCATTCAGGGGGGATCATTACCACGCGCTTTTTGCAACAGGCATTGTTCTTTTCATATTCACGCTTCTGTTCAACATACTTGCTGATTTCGTGGCTTCAAAATACAAGCAGACAGGAGAAGCATCTCTATGA
- a CDS encoding PstS family phosphate ABC transporter substrate-binding protein translates to MKKRNSLMAAVFSVMFLCVSGTAMAGNIDIKGSTTVLPIAQKAAEAYMKGNPNAKITVSGGGSGNGIKAIIDGTTDIGNASRFIKDKEAQLAMEKGVYPVPFRVALDCIVPIVSPKNKITNLTSAQLKDIYTGKITNWKEVGGEDKEIVVVSRDTSSGTFEAWKEMVMKDEKVVQSALTVPSSGAIVQTIAKTDTAIAYVGFGYLTKEVKALSVNGISGSIETTLSGAYPICRPLFMFTKGWPEGETLDFINFVTSKKGQELVKEAGFIPMY, encoded by the coding sequence ATGAAAAAGAGAAATTCGTTAATGGCCGCGGTTTTTTCCGTGATGTTTCTTTGTGTCTCAGGCACAGCAATGGCCGGCAATATTGACATAAAAGGCTCCACAACAGTTCTTCCAATAGCCCAGAAAGCAGCAGAAGCTTATATGAAAGGCAACCCCAATGCCAAGATTACTGTTTCAGGCGGCGGTTCCGGCAACGGGATAAAGGCTATAATAGACGGAACAACAGATATAGGCAACGCTTCCCGCTTCATAAAGGACAAGGAAGCCCAGCTTGCAATGGAAAAGGGCGTATATCCTGTTCCTTTCAGAGTGGCCCTTGACTGCATTGTTCCGATTGTCAGCCCTAAGAACAAAATTACAAATCTTACTTCTGCCCAACTCAAGGATATCTATACAGGCAAAATTACAAACTGGAAGGAAGTTGGCGGCGAAGACAAGGAAATAGTGGTTGTTTCAAGGGATACATCATCAGGCACTTTCGAGGCGTGGAAAGAAATGGTCATGAAGGATGAGAAGGTTGTCCAGAGCGCGCTCACAGTTCCTTCAAGCGGAGCCATTGTTCAAACCATAGCAAAGACAGACACTGCGATTGCATACGTTGGTTTCGGCTACCTTACAAAGGAAGTAAAGGCTCTTTCAGTAAACGGCATATCAGGCAGCATTGAAACCACCCTCAGCGGAGCATACCCAATCTGCCGTCCTCTTTTCATGTTCACCAAGGGATGGCCTGAAGGAGAAACCCTTGACTTCATCAACTTCGTGACTTCCAAAAAAGGCCAGGAACTTGTGAAGGAAGCCGGTTTTATTCCGATGTACTAA
- a CDS encoding diguanylate cyclase — MQDLKTLIERLKENEIIAQRFHEVESRFLSILNFRDFFEVLVSEIVDKFSVPHVWISIIDTCEISRFLDAIRNSEILHDRINVVNEDEFGKIAGKLTRPLLANKNLDRFAILDPPDDSGSMAIAPLTLDGKLIGTLNQADIADDRFSPGKDTSLLERLAVKVSLCLSNVTAHEKLKYLAYHDPLTGLLNRRVMENVLEREFSRAKRYFSVLSLVFIDLDNFKQVNDRHGHDMGDELLKHVAGIFSAMTRRSDVVARFAGDEFVFLLPETQARQAEAFMERIVARLLETPLYDSNKNPVKVSFSYGVASSDEKDIDDYNLLLKVADERLLFEKKERDSINHILKVIKSA; from the coding sequence ATGCAGGATTTGAAGACTCTTATAGAAAGACTCAAAGAGAACGAAATCATTGCGCAGAGATTCCATGAAGTGGAGTCCCGCTTTTTAAGCATCTTGAATTTCAGGGATTTCTTTGAGGTTCTTGTATCTGAAATAGTGGATAAGTTTTCTGTCCCCCATGTCTGGATATCCATAATTGATACCTGCGAAATTTCCAGATTCCTTGACGCAATCAGAAATTCCGAAATCCTCCATGACAGAATTAATGTAGTCAATGAGGATGAATTCGGAAAGATTGCAGGAAAGCTGACAAGGCCGCTTCTTGCCAACAAGAATCTTGACCGTTTTGCAATTCTGGACCCTCCTGATGATTCCGGTTCAATGGCAATTGCTCCTTTGACTCTGGACGGGAAACTGATCGGAACTCTAAATCAGGCAGATATTGCAGACGACAGATTCAGCCCTGGCAAGGATACCAGCCTGCTTGAACGGTTAGCGGTAAAAGTTTCGCTTTGCCTGTCCAATGTGACTGCCCACGAAAAATTGAAATATCTTGCCTATCATGATCCGTTAACGGGTCTTCTTAACCGAAGAGTCATGGAAAATGTCCTGGAGCGTGAGTTCAGCCGGGCCAAACGCTATTTCAGTGTTTTGTCCCTTGTTTTTATTGACCTTGATAATTTTAAACAGGTCAATGACAGGCATGGACATGACATGGGCGATGAACTTCTTAAGCATGTTGCCGGCATCTTTTCAGCCATGACAAGAAGATCCGATGTCGTTGCAAGGTTCGCAGGTGATGAATTTGTGTTTCTGCTTCCTGAGACCCAGGCCCGCCAGGCCGAGGCATTCATGGAGAGAATAGTTGCGAGGCTTCTTGAAACACCTCTTTATGACTCCAATAAGAATCCCGTAAAAGTATCCTTCAGCTATGGCGTCGCATCCAGTGACGAGAAGGATATTGATGATTATAATTTACTCCTCAAAGTTGCTGATGAACGTCTTTTATTTGAGAAAAAAGAAAGAGACTCCATCAATCATATTCTTAAAGTAATAAAAAGCGCATAA
- the bioB gene encoding biotin synthase BioB, with the protein MNSSFFFNLALKISEGYAPDISEYERIINLDEKDVFLLFPGADFLRGKFFGRKIKFCTIRNSKSGKCVENCTFCAQSAHWKIPDTPSYPLVDFEEAVKGAKSACDSPVHRYSLVNSGRGPSEDEVKTIASYLSRFPKKKETSYCASLGLMSESDLITLKNSGMTRYHHNLESSESFFGNICTTHTYKDRVDTIMAAKSAGLEVCSGGIFGMGEENRHILELALDLKRLDVDAVPVNFLVPIKGTPLEKLELLRPSRCLKIISFLRYVLPDKEIIVCAGRESVIGAFQDMCIWAGANGIMTGNYLTVSGPALDRDLEMIRRQGFEVASKKSTT; encoded by the coding sequence ATGAACTCCAGTTTTTTTTTCAATCTTGCCCTTAAAATATCCGAGGGTTATGCTCCGGATATTTCAGAGTATGAACGGATAATAAATCTTGATGAAAAAGATGTTTTTTTGCTTTTCCCCGGAGCCGATTTTTTGAGGGGAAAATTTTTCGGCAGAAAAATAAAATTTTGCACAATCAGGAACTCAAAATCAGGAAAATGCGTGGAGAACTGTACTTTCTGCGCCCAGTCAGCGCACTGGAAAATCCCTGATACTCCTTCTTATCCGCTTGTTGATTTTGAGGAAGCGGTCAAAGGGGCCAAATCAGCCTGTGATTCCCCTGTTCACAGATACAGTCTCGTAAACAGCGGCAGAGGCCCTTCTGAAGACGAAGTAAAAACGATTGCTTCTTATTTGTCCCGTTTCCCTAAGAAAAAAGAAACCAGTTACTGCGCTTCTCTTGGCCTTATGTCCGAATCCGATCTTATCACCCTGAAAAATTCAGGCATGACAAGATACCATCATAATCTTGAAAGCTCAGAGAGTTTTTTCGGCAATATTTGCACAACCCACACTTACAAAGACAGAGTGGACACAATAATGGCCGCCAAATCGGCCGGACTTGAAGTATGCAGCGGTGGAATATTTGGGATGGGAGAGGAAAACAGACATATCCTCGAGCTTGCCCTTGACCTTAAAAGACTTGACGTTGATGCTGTTCCTGTAAATTTTCTTGTACCGATAAAAGGCACTCCGCTTGAAAAGCTTGAACTGTTACGACCATCGAGATGCCTGAAAATAATATCCTTCCTCAGATATGTTCTTCCTGACAAGGAAATCATTGTCTGCGCAGGAAGGGAATCCGTGATAGGAGCATTCCAGGACATGTGCATATGGGCAGGCGCAAACGGAATAATGACAGGCAATTATCTTACAGTCTCAGGCCCGGCGCTTGACCGTGATCTTGAAATGATAAGGCGGCAAGGTTTCGAAGTTGCTTCAAAAAAATCAACGACTTGA